In the genome of Bacillus thuringiensis, the window TTACATATGAAGAGCTTGATAACTGGGTAAGCCGTGTTGCCAATGGTTTGAAACACGCGGGTATTGAGAAAGGTGACCGTGTAACAATTTATATGCCGATGATTCCAGAAACAGTTGTTGCGATGCTAGCTGTAATGAAAATCGGAGCAATTATTTCACCAATATTCTCAGGCTTTGCGTCTGATGCAGTCATGACACGAGTGCAAGCGGCAGGTTCAAAAATGATTATTACCGCAGATGGATTTTCCCGCCGAGGTAAAATTGTTTCTTTAAAAGATGAAGTAGATAAAGCTTGTGAACATTGCCCAACTGTTGAAAAAGTTGTTATCGTTCGTCATGCAGGAAATGATTTTACACCACATAACTATGACTTTTCGTGGAGTACGCTAGAAAAAGAAAAACCATTCATACATGCCGAGGAAATGCAAAGTGATGATCCATTAATGCTCATTTATACATCAGGAACGACTGGTAAGCCGAAGGGAACAGTACACACGCATGCAGGATTTCCTTTGAAAGCAGCTTTTGATGCAGGATTTGGAATGAATATTAAACAAGGTGATCGTGTATTATGGGTAACTGATATGGGTTGGATGATGGGGCCATTTTTATTATTCGGTTCACTCATTAATGGAGCAACGATGGTTATGTACGAAGGTGTTCCAGACTTCCCAGAAGCAGACCGGTTATGGGAGACAGTTGATAAATATGAAATTACTCATCTAGGTATTTCGCCAACGTTAATCCGAGCATTAATGGCAAAAGGTGATGAGTATGTCAATAAACATTCTTTAAAGAGTTTGGAAGTATTCGCATCAACAGGAGAACCTTGGAATCCTGATCCATGGATGTGGCTGTTTGAAACAGTTGGAAAAGGAAATGTTCCAATCTGTAACTACTCAGGTGGAACTGAAATCTCTGGTGGGATTTTCGGTAATGTTCTTATTAAGCCAATCGCACCGATTAGTTTTAACGCATCTTTACCAGGAATGGCAGCTGTCGTACTGGATGATCAAGGTAAACCAATTCGAGATGAAGTCGGAGAATTATGCTTAGAGAAACCTTGGGTAGGTATGACGAAAAGCTTCTGGGAAGATGATGAACGTTACGTGAACACATATTGGTCGCGTTTTGAAAATAAATGGGTCCACGGTGACTGGGTCATTTACGATGGTGAACAATATATCATCACAGGGCGTTCAGACGATACGTTAAATATTGCAGGTAAACGTATTGGACCTGCTGAATATGAATCTATTCTTGTGAAACATAACGATGTAATCGAAGCTGCTGCAATTGGTGTACCTGACGAAGTGAAAGGTGAAGTTTGTCATTGCTTTGCTGTATTACGAGAAGGGGTAATATTTACAGAAGATTTAAAGAAAGAATTAATGAGTTTAGTAAACTCACATATTGGAAAAGCGTTGTGTCCTAAAGATATCCACGTTGTAGAAGATTTACCGAAAACACGTAATTCTAAAGTAATGCGCCGTGTTATTAAAGCAGCTTACTTAGGAAAAGAATTAGGTGATTTATCATCGCTTGTAAATCCTGAAGTAGTACCGTTTATCCAGGGGTTACAGTCTAGTAAATTATAAAATTAGAAAGGGGCTCTATATAAATAGAGCTTCTTTTTATGTTTATAAAAAGAGAAGAAGAAAAATTCTACTCTTAGTGTTAAGTTTGTTTTATAGTTTTTATCAAAACACGATACTGTCGCATGTTTATTCATTGGAGTAATTAAATTTTATTAAGGATGAAAATTTAGTGAAGCGAAGAGTATTTAATAAAAGGAGAAATCCCTGAGGGACAGGGATTCACTAAGGGAGATAATATATGTCGTACAATGTCGAAATTCAGCGTATTCGACAAAAAATATTATCACGAATTTTCAGGAGGTTACGATGGTGGATCTGTCAAAGATGTGTACAGATTTTCTATTAAAGTGACTTTCAATAGAAAAAGGAGAAAAAATTAAGTTCACTCGATCTTAAGATTTCCCCCTTGAAATTTACTATTTGTTCGTTGTAGTATATATGTCTTAATGTGGTAAATCTTCAACATGTAAAGATTGAGTGCTACCCTTTTTGTTTGAATTATGTGCCTGTTGAGATGTTTCTTGCATTTGCTCTTGGGCCTTACTAGGAGTATTTAGCGCATCTGATGACACATGATCAAGTTGTTGACTTAATATATCTTTTTTATCCATGTTATGTAGCTCCTTTTTGAACTTAGATATAAAAACGAAATGTTTTTAAATAGTTACGTGGGTATTATGTATCTTTGAATGGAATTATATACACAAACTAAATTGAGAAATTAACTAATTATAAAAATTACTTGTGATGAAAAAATTAAAAAATACAAAAATCATTAATCTAAATAAAAGCGTTATTTTAGTAGGGCGTTACAAAATTTAATTTGAAAGGCGCACCCAAATGATAAAAGAGCACTATAATGAACTGCACCCCAATTGTTAGACACAGTCTAACAATTGGAGGTGCAGTTTTTCTATGGCTAAATTTACAGCTGATGAAAAAATACAAATCGTTCTACGTTATTTGAACGGAAATGAAAGTTATCGAGAACTGGGTAGATCGCTCGGTATAAGTGACACAATCATTTTGAATTGGGTAAACCAATATAAACAGAATGGTCTGGAAGCTTTTCTAAAACGATGTACAAATTACACACAACAATTTAAACTAGACGTACTAAACTTTATGATTGAAAACGGTATGTCCTTATTTGAGACGGCAGCTATCTTTAATATTCCTGCCCCTTCAACGATTTCTGTTTGGAAAAAACAGCTCGAAACACAAGGAATTGATGCCCTTCAATCTAAGAAAAAGGGGCGTCCATCCATGAAAAAAGATTCAAATAAACAATTAAAACAACCTTTAGCTGAAGGGTCAGTCGAAGCACTTGAAGCACGCATTAAACAGCTTGAGATGGAAAATGAGTACTTAAAAAAGTTAAATGCCTTAGTTCAAAACAAGGAAAAATCACAAAACAAGACAAAGCGCAAGTAGTCTATGAATTAAGGCATAAATATTCGGTCAAAGCACTCGTGGAGCTAGCTACTATTCCTCGAAGCACGTATTATGATTTAGTAAAGAAAATGAATCGTCCAGATGTAGATGCCGATTTGAAAGCTGAGATTAAAGCGATTTATGAGGAAAATGAAGGTCGTTATGGTTACCGTCGCATTCGTGATGAATTAACGAATCGTGGCCAGAAAGTGAACCACAAGAAGGTTCAGCGCATTATGAAAGAGCTTGGGTTAAAGTGTGTTGTGCGTATGAAGAAATATAAATCCTATAAAGGAAAAGTCGGTAGAATTGCACCTAATATTTTAGAGCGTAATTTTCATACAGATGCACCGAATCAAAAGTGGGTAACAGACATCACAGAGTTTAAATTGTTTGGAGAAAAACTGTATGTATCACCTGTATTAGATTTGTATAATGGTGAAATTATTACCTATACAATTGGTTCTAGACCGACGTATTCGCTTGTTTCAGACATGTTAGAGAAAGCATTGGAACGTTTACCCGAAACCCACCAGCTACTGATGCATTCGGATCAAGGATGGCATTATCAAATGAGACAGTACGTCCGGACACTTGAATCAAGAGCTATCGTCCAGAGTATGTCTCGAAAAGGAAACTGTTACGACAACGCAGTAATAGAAAATTTCTTTGGGATTATGAAGTCGGAGTTCCTCTACATAAAAGAATTTGAAAATGTAGAGCACTTTAAAATAGAATTAGAAAAATATATAGATTATTATAATACGAAACGGATTAAGGCAAAATTAAAAATGAGCCCGGTACAATACCGGACTCACTTTTATCAAGCTGCCTAATGAAATAACCGTGTCTAACTTTTAGGGGTCACTTCATAAATCAGTGCTCTTTTATCAGAAATTGCATAGTTCTTAAAAATATAATTATTACGGACAATTCACAATGGTAATAATGACGCTAGCCATTGTTCCAGGAGAATCAAGAAGTGAAGCAGTAACAGTTACTGTTCCAGGCCCATTAGCGGCTAGAAATACAGCGGTAAAGTTACCTGAAGCATTGGTAATGACAGCAAGAGGAACCATGAAAGCAAGAGCTGGGTTACTAAATGAAAAACTGACCACTACCCCTGGAGTAGGACTACCGTTTACTAATACTTGCCCAGAAAAAAATAAAGTATTATTTCCTTGAGTGGATACACATGCTGTGGTTTCGTTAGAAGTCAAAGTAATAGATGCAGGCCCAGCAGGAAGATTAAATCCAGTTGGTCCAGTTGGTCCAGTTGGTCCAGTTGGTCCAGTTGGCCCAGTTGGCCCGGTTGGTCCAGTTGGTCCTGTAGAACCGGTGGGACCGGTAGGGAATTGAAAGGGTTGAACAGGTGGAAGTGTAGGTCCAATAGAACCCGGATTATGTGCAGCAAAAGATAAAAACTCGTCCATTATTTATCACCTCTAAAAATCGTATTACTAATAGTAAATGTAATGATAGAGTAAAGTGAAATGGACAAGTGATTGTATTTTAACAAATTAAACAAAGTAGTTATATGATAGAAAGAGAGATTCGTATGATTCCTTTAGAGATTAAATATAAAAAGGCGATTATCTTCAAATCGCCTTTTGGGTAATGCAGTGTAATTTTATTCAGTTATTTGAAATATAGTTTCATTCGGTTTAGAAAATCCATACAGTTTCCTTGCGAATTTTAAAATTTCTTCTTCACTACTTGTTAAAGCCTTGACATCATTGTTAAGGGAATGCCCATCCTTCTTTACAGAAGATAATTTTTGTTGCTCCGTATTAAGCGTGATTTGTTTTTCTTTAATCATTTCTTGTTGGTTATTCAGAGAATATTGCACGACAAAAATTATAGGTAATATAAAGACTAAAGTAGTTATAATACGGCGTCTTGTTTTTTTTATATTACCTTGTTGGGTATTAGGGCTCACTTGCTGTGAGGGTATATTTGGATTTGATTGGTGTGATGATATTTTTGGGATGTTTCCCATTAAAATGCCTCCATTACTGATTGTAGAATTTAAACCATTTAAAAGTATTATAAATGTTTAATAGGGATTTTAGAAGGTATTTTAATATAGGTGAGTTTTGTAAAGTTTAAACAAAATTTTTATTTAAATAAAAGAAACCCCGATTGTCTATAGGGCTCCTGAAGATAATCGTTAAGCAATGAAGCATTGCACTAATTAAAGATAGCATGAATTTTTTGATGAAAATATTGGTGAATTCGTCAAATCAATAAGCATCTAAAGTTTTATGCGTACGTGAAGTAATTAAAAAATCGATTTATAAGAGTCAGCTTTTTTTCTCAATACCCCACCAATCAGTAAATATATATGTCTGTCTGTTTAAGCCTTTACGTGTTCATTGACAAAAAGCTGACTATACTCAGTCAGCTTTTTATATATTACATTCTAGTATTTATCCCGCTATTTGCCGGGCAGTAAGGCCCCCACCTCAAAATTCAACGAAAGTAAGGAAGTAGGTGTGGGATCAACTATCCGTAAAAGCCCGAGTGGTCCCAAAAGACATATTCTTTCCTTTCAGTTGACATCGAAAATATTACCAATTTTTCCTTTTACAATGGCAACAAATAAAGAAACAATTACAGCGACACTTATTTCGTTTAGAACACCAATCATCATCACGATGACACTTTTCTTTAGATTTCCACCAGTCATCATCACGATGACACTTTTCTTTAGATTTCCACCAGTCATCATCACGATGACACTTTTCTTTAGATTTCCACCAGTCATCATCACGATGACACTTTTCTTTAGATTTCCACCAATCATCACAACAATGCTTTTTCTGAGAACTCCAGCAATCATTTTTCCAAGACATTCATTTCTACCTCCTTTTAATAGTGTTCATATTATTCTATGTTTTAATAAAAAAATGGCTTGTTTATTAACCTACTATTTTCCTTTTATATGATAGAGTATTTTCTACTAGATATAGAGTTCATACAAACAATGCTAATTTTTAAGAGATAATAGACAGAACTACTAGTTATGGTATTTTCCCATGAACATTTGTTAAAGAAAACATTCTGATTATAAATAATATCTTATTTTGGAGTACACTTCTCTGAATGTATATTTCACAATAGCGAAGGAAAAACGGGTGCGTCTTTCGGGGAGAGGGGGGCCTATTAAAAGAAAAAAGATTTGTTTTAGAAAGTGGATCTAAACATTAAATACAGCAGAATCCAACTCTCCTCATTAAACAACATATTAATTATGAGAGGTCTGTTTTTATAATTAATAATGAAAAGAGTGTTTAGTACAAGTGTTTGTTTTTTTCTTTCTATGTTTTTGCCTCGTACCCTTTTAAGCAAGTGGACATACTTTATTAATAGAAAGGATTAGGGGGTGAGGTTTTGGGGTCTCGATTTAATAATTGTAAAAAGAAGTGTAGATGTAAACAGGATGATTGTTGGGATGCTTTCGAAGAGTGTAAAAAAGAACATGAAGAACAAAATAAAAAATGCGATTGTTGCTGTGTTCAAGGAATTAGAGACGAGCTTAAAAAATTAGTACACAGTGCAGTGCGCATTACTACAACAGGAAATAATTTTGAAGGAACTGTTTCTTCAGTAACTTGTGATGTTGTAAGGCTTGCTAATAGTGCTGGCGTAGTTACGGTAATTATATCTGTATGTAAAATTGAAGCTATTGAACTATTGTTGACATAGGAAAAAAGCATAATTATGTTTTTTTATAAAGCCATTCACATGAATGGCTTTATTTTAATTTCATATAAAAGGAGAATATATTCTTTATATAGAAATAAGTTTGAGGCTATAAAGAGTGATGTACGAAAGGAGCATGGAAATGATCAAACTAGAAATCTTTAAAAAATCTGATTTTAAACAATTAATAAACTGGATTAATTCCGAAGAATTTCTAATACAATGGTCAGGAAATGCCTTCACATTTCCTTTAGACGAACAGCAATTAGAGAAGTATATAGAAAGTGCAAATACACTCGCTTTCAAAGTGGTAGATGAAGAGACTTCAGACGTTATTGGTCATATTTCGCTTGGGCAAATAGATAATATTAATAAGTCCGCTAGAATTGGAAAAGTATTAGTTGGTAATACAAAGATGAGAGGACGTTCTATAGGAAAACATATGATGAAAGCAGTACTTCATATTGCTTTTGACGAATTAAAACTACATAGAGTAACTCTTGATGTGTATGATTTTAATACATCGGCGATTTCATGTTACGAAAAAATAGGGTTTGTAAAAGAAGGCTTATTAAGAGAGTCAAAAAGAGTAGGAGAAACGTATTGGAATTTATGGGAAATGAGTATGTTAGAATATGAATGGAAGAAGTAGCAACAATAGTGATTTATAATTATGTTATGTTAACAAAAGGGGCTTGGTGGGTATAGTGGATAATAAAACAAAAATAATTTCAATTGCAGCTGTTTCGGGGGGAGGTAAAACTACAATTACAGAAAGATTAAAGCATAAGTTTAAAAACTCAAAAGCTCTATATTTTGATAGTTATACATTTGATAACTGTCCCGCTGATATTTGTAAATGGATTGATGATGGGGCGAATTACGACGAGTGGGTATTAACACCATTAATTCATGATATTGAGCAACTTATACAAAATAATACCTTAGACTATATTATTGTAGATTATCCTTTTGCATACTTAAATAGTGAGATGCGAAAATTCATTGATGTAACTATATTTATTGATACGCCTTTGGATATTGCGATGGCTAGAAGGATTTTGCGAGATTTTAAGGAAGGTACAATAGATGAAATATATAATGATTTGGAACATTACATGACATATGCGAGAAAAGCTTATTTAGAGGCAATTCATACTGTTAAGCCGAATTCAGATATCGTATTGGATGGTTCTTTATCTGTAAGTGAAATAATTAATCACGCTGTAGAGGAACTTGGTCGAAGAGAAGTGATTGTCAATGGTTAAATGTATAGAGGAATATATACAAGTTACTGATTTTAAAATGTATACGAAAATACTCCAAGGAAAGAAGCAGCAGCCTGTTATTATATTGGAATCAGGCTATGGCGATTATTCGAAGGCATGGAATCAAATTGCTGAAGGACTGACGGAATATGGTACGGTACTTACATACGATCGGGCTGGATTAGGCAAAAGCGGGAAGAGTTCCAAGAAACGTATTAGTTCTGAAATGGTAAAAGATTTGAGAACATGCTTAAATCTTTTACAACTGAAGCCACCTTATATTTTTGTAGGACATTCTTTTGGTGGTATAAATGCACGTTTATTTACGGATTTTTATCCTGAAGATATGTTGGGAATGGTTTTGGTTGATTCTACACCAGTAAATTATAAAGAAGCATTTTTGCAAATCATGTCTCCAGAATTTCAAGAAGCTTACTATAAACAATTTGTACATGAAAGTTCTTATGAAGAGTTTATGTTTAGTCTGGGTGAAGCAGATAAATATTGTCAGTCAACGAGAAATATTCCACTCGTCGTGTTAGCAGCTGGTAAAAAAGCTTTTTATTCGCAAGATGCACAAATAAAATGGTTACAATTGCAAGAAGAATTATTACGATTATCAAACAAAAATAAACTAATAATTGCAGAACAAAGTGGTCATTATATTCAAAAAGATGAACCACATTATATAACAGATGCTGTTAGGTGGATAATTGGAGTAGGGGAGAGATAGATGTGTACACATTATTTCAATATAATTGGCAAGTAAGAGAAGATTGGTTTAAGTGGTGTGAACAACTTTCAGAGGAAGATTTACTTTGCAAACGTGTTGGTGGTGTTGGGGGTATTTTAGAAACATTATTTCATATTGTAGATGTAGAGTATAGTTGGATTAGTGCTCTTCAAGGAGAAGATGATAGAGAACCGCAATTTAAAGATTATCAATCGATTCAAAAAGTGAAAGCGTTATCTGATTTATATAAACGAGAATTAAAAGCTTTTTTGCAGTTGTGGTCATCTAGTCTAGAATGTAAGATGTTTAATGCTTCGTGGACAGATAAAACATATACATACGGTGAAGTTTTAAGACATGTAATCGTACATGAAATCCATCATATTGGTCAGCTATCTATATGGGCGAGGGAGTTAAACTTGCAACCAGTTTCAGCAAATTTGATTGGAAGAGGATTATAGAATTAGAAACCGACTTGCATCTTAAACGCAAGTCGGTTTTTATATATAAGAAGATTTCTTAATTGAAATCCTCGGATTTTTTCTGACGTATATGTAAAAACATTAAGGTGGTAATGATTAAGAAAATCATTATAGTTTGTATAATTAAGTTTTTAAACTGAAGCAATATTGTCCAAGATGTAAGGGTGTCTTTAAAAGCTTGGAGTGCAGAGTACGAGGAAGGATCAAAACCATACTGTAGCAACTTTTTTGTTTCAATAAATGAGATGTTTTCTTCATCTGCATCTAATATTACTGAAATTAGTCTAGTATCTCCTAGTTCTGCTGTACTGACAAAACTATAATTACCGTTAGTTGAAAAACTAGTTTGTAAGCCATCAACACCTTGAAGTTTAATGTTTTCATTAAGGGAATATATCATTTTATTCGTATTGAAAACCTGGGAATCTTTGAAGGTAAATTGGTAAGAGGTTAGTTTCGTAATATTCAATACATCTGGAAAATCTTTTACTAATCGTGCAGCTAGTTTAGCTGCGTCTATTGCTGTTGTAGTTGATTGTTTATTTGTATCATGATTAATTCCAGTAGAGTTTAGAAATGGAGATGGTTGTAATAACTGTAGTTCTTTTGCTTTTTTATTCATTAATATTGTAAAGTTATCTTCATTTCCAGCAATGTGTTCTGCTAGAGCGAGTGCAGAACGATTATTCCCTGCCAGTAGCAATGCATGAAGTAAATCACGAACCGTTGTTTTATCATTCGATGTTACTTGTATAGGGCTTGTCTCTACTCGGAAAACTTCGTTACTTATTTGTACGAAGTCATCTAACTGTATTTTTCTATCATTTAGTTGCTCCAATACGATATATTCTGTCATTAATTTAGATAAAGTAGCTGATTGTACTGGAGTTTCTTCATTTTTTTTATAAACAATTTCACCCGAATTAGCATTTATTAAAATAGCTGATTTAGCTTGAATAATCGGACCATTTACATAAAGGTAAAAATATAAAACGATAAGTGCAGTAATGAAAAAAGATAATAATAAAATAGCGAATTTTTTTAAGAATTGCATAAGCGATCCTCCTATTATGACATCAATAATAGTATTGTAAAAAGGAATGCTTAATTAGGAAGAAAGAAAAGGTAAAGAATTTCTAAAGAATTATAAAGGATTATTAAATTTAGGGAAATAATAGAAAAAGTTCAATTTCTTATATGATAAGAAACTGAACTTTTTATTTGTAATATTAACATTTGTATGGAAGTAGTTTTACGGTGAATGTTGTTTTTTCGTCATCACTATATACTTCAATTGTTCCTTTATGCAACTCGACTATACTTTTTGCAATTGCTAATCCAAGTCCAGATCCACCAGTGTTTGTAGAGCGTGATTTCTCAACGCGATAAAAACGTTCAAAAATATGAGGTAAATCCGTACTAGGAATAGGTTGTCCGTAATTTGTTATATCAATTGTAATCATATTATTGCTTTCATAAGCAGTAAGGTCAATATAGCGACCTTCGCTTCCATAAGCGATAGCGTTTATAATAAGATTTTCAAACACACGCACTAATTTGTCACCATCAGCTAATACCATGAGCTTTTGAGACGGGAAAGAAGGCCGACATTCTATATTAGCTTCTTGAACCTGTATGCGGAATTGAACAGTTAATTGTCCAAGTAACTCTACAATATCAATAGGGACAGAATACAAGCTTAATTCTTTATTTTGAACACGTGTATATTCGAACAAGTCATTCATTAATGCATTAAGACGAGTTACTTTATCGTAAATGACTTGAATATAGTATCGCAATTCCACTTCATCTCTATAATTATCATGATGGATTAAATTTACGTATCCAACTATAGAAGTAAGAGGAGTGCGTAAGTCATGTGATACATTTGTAATAAGTTCACTTTTTGCTTGTTCCGCTTGTCTTTCTTCATCAATTGAGACTTTTAATTGTTCAACAATTTCATTGACCCCGATTGCTAACTCTTCCAGATAGTTATGATTTACAATAGAAACTTTATGATTGAAGTTTCCATTTGCAATGTAACGAATTTCTTCTATCATTTTTTTAATACAAGTTTCATAGTAAAGTTTTCTCTCGTGACGATAAAAAATGTAAAGATAGGATGAAAAAATAGAAAATAAAAACAAATAAGAAACAATCATCATCCATAAAGACTCTTTAATCCCTTTATACTTTTCATAACCAAAAATTCGAATGAATTCTTTACCAAGTTCGGTTAGAGTAAGTGAACTCTCAATTACACTCGTAACGAGGCGATAAATAATTAATTCAGTAATAGGAGTGAGTGTGATAGCTAATAAGAGCCAAAAAATAAGTTTCCATTTAGGAATATCTTTTAATATATCAAATGCTTCATTTCTCAATTTTATAGCCAACTCCCCAAACAGTATGAATCAATTTTTCTCCATTCATTACTGTTTCAAGTTTATCCCGTAAGTTGCTAATATGGACCATTACCGTCTTATTTGAACCATAACCATCTTCATTCCAAACGCGTTCGAAAATTTCTTCTGAACTAAATACTCTTCCTGTATTACTCGCAAGTAAATATAAAATATCGAATTCAATAGAAGTGAGTTTAATATACTCTCCATTTACTTTAACAGTATGATTATGTTTGTGTATTTCAACAGAGCGAATACGAATAATACCATCTTCATTCTTTTGCGAAGTAGCATTTTGGAAAGAGGATCTTCGTAATAAAGCTTTTACTCTAGCTACTAATTCTAATGGATTGAATGGTTTGATCATATAATCATCGGCACCTGTCATAAGACCTAATATTTTATCCATATCTTCTGCTTTTGCACTAAGCATTAGAATTGGTACAGTATTATTTTCACGTACTTCCTGACAAACTTCTAATCCGTTTCGTTTTGGCATCATAATATCCAAAATCATAAGGTCAACTTCATATGTAGAAACCTTTTGCAATGCTTCATCGCCATCATAAGCTTTATAAATGTTATAGCCTTCATTTCGCAAATAAACAGCAAGTAATTCAACAATCTCTTTATCATCATCAATAATTAATATATTTTTATTCATTGTGTAGTTCCTTTCCTTACAAATCATCAACATTACTATAATATCAAACATTTATGTACTTGTAGCGATGATTCTGTATAAAATTTCATGTAACGTATTAAAAAGGAGTAAAAAGATTAATAACGAATATAAAATAACAAGGATATTTAGATTCCACATTATACTGAAAGTTAGTTATAAGGGGGATTTTCTATGCTATATAATGATATATATTCATTTACTCCAACTGGAAAAATAGAAAATGATATTAAAGATTTTCTACTAAAATATAATAAAGAGTTTACATATAAACATTCAATGCGTTTGGCAAATGAGGTAAAAAAGATTGCGGAAAAGTTTCACGTAGATAAAGAAAAAGCAGCAATTGCAGGA includes:
- a CDS encoding response regulator transcription factor codes for the protein MNKNILIIDDDKEIVELLAVYLRNEGYNIYKAYDGDEALQKVSTYEVDLMILDIMMPKRNGLEVCQEVRENNTVPILMLSAKAEDMDKILGLMTGADDYMIKPFNPLELVARVKALLRRSSFQNATSQKNEDGIIRIRSVEIHKHNHTVKVNGEYIKLTSIEFDILYLLASNTGRVFSSEEIFERVWNEDGYGSNKTVMVHISNLRDKLETVMNGEKLIHTVWGVGYKIEK